The genomic stretch GGCAATGCCTTATATATACGGTATGTGGAAGAAGAACAGCTGCCTGGAAGTAAACCTATTCGTAACACGGTGAAGATAACAGATCATAGTGTAAAGCTGATTCGGCACGGCGGTGTAGAATCAGAGCAAACATTTGAACAGGGGAAAAGGCTGCCCGGTTTTTATCGTTCACCTTTTAGTTCCTTTGCTTTATCTACCGATACGAAAGAGCTGTCCTTATCCTTGTCGAATTTATCGGGGAAGATTTCGTTCAGCTATGATTTATATGTATTTGAGGAACAATCAGGACAATTGTCTATTAGTATAGAATTTCAGGAGGATCAATAAAATCATGACACGCAATCCACTCGATCTAATTAATGAGCAGGTAACTAAAGGAATTGAAGAAGCCATAATTTCTGCAGGGCTGGTTACCTCAGAAGAAATGCCGAATATTGTACTCGAAGTACCAAAAGATAAGAACCATGGAGATCTCGCAACAAATGCAGCGATGCAGCTCACTCGTATTGCTAAGAAAAACCCTCGTATGATCGCTGAACAAATCATTGAACATCTGAATCTTTCTGATGCAGGGATTGAATCAGCAGAAATCGCGGGACCCGGATTCATTAACTTTCGTTTAACGAAAAGTTACTTGTATCCTATCGTTGAACTTGTTCAAGAACAAGGCGACGACTATGGCCGGGTAAATCTGGGCGAAGGACGTAAAGTGCAAGTTGAGTTTGTTAGTGCGAATCCAACAGGAAGCCTTCACTTAGGCCATGCTCGCGGTGCAGCGGTAGGGGATGCGCTTTGTAATATGCTAGACTTTGCAGGTTATGAAGTGACTCGTGAATACTATATTAATGATGCCGGTAACCAAGTATTTAACCTAAGCAAGTCTATTGAAGCCCGGTATCTTCAAGAGCTCGGTCAAGAAGTTGAGATGCCAGAAGACGGATACCATGGCGCTGATATTCGCGGTTTTGCTAAAGAGTTAATTGCGGAGAAAGGTTCTTCTCTCCTTGAAATGAGCCCAAGCGATCGTGCAGCATTTTTCAGAGACTATGGTCTAGAAAAAGAACTGGATAAAATCAAACGTGATCTAGGCCGATTCCGGGTATCCTTCGATAATTGGTTCAGTGAGACTTCACTTTATGATAACGGTGCAGTACTTAATGCGCTCGATGAACTGCGCGAAAGAAATGAAATTTTTGAAGAAGAAGGAGCAACTTGGCTCGAAACTACGAAATATGGCGATGATAAAAACCGGGTGCTTATTAAGAATGATGGTACCTATACTTATCTGACTCCAGACATTGCTTACCACCGTGATAAATATGCTCGCGGATATGATACCATGATTAATATTTGGGGTGCCGATCACCATGGTTATATCCCAAGAATGAAAGCGGCAATGGAAGCACTCGGTAATGATCCGGATAAATTGATCGTATTGATTGCTCAAATGGTCAGCTTGTTCCAAGATGGCGAGAAAGTGAAAATGTCTAAGCGTACAGGTAAAGCAGTAACGATGGAAGATCTGATGGATGAAGTAGGAGTAGATGCAATTCGCTACTTCTTTACAATGCGCAGCATGGATTCTCATCTTGATTTTGATATGGATTTGGCCATTTCCACTTCCAATGAGAACCCGGTATTTTATGTTCAATATGCACATGCTCGTGTATGCAGCGTATATCGTCAGGCAGAAGAGCAAGGAATAACGGTTTATCCCGTGCGTGATGTTGATCTATCCAAGCTGACCTCCGAACATGAATACAACTTGCTTCGCAAGCTTGGTGAGTTCCCTGAAGAAATTGCAACTGCAGCAAAAGGACATGCGCCGCACCGTATCGTTCGTTATGTATATGAACTGGCCTCTATGTTCCACAGTTATTACAAAGCTGAACGAGTAATTACAGATGATGCTGAACAAACACAAGCTCGTCTTGCTCTGCTCGGTGCAGTACGGATCGTAATTAAGAATGCATTGAAGCTAGTAGGCGTAAGCGCTCCGGAAAAAATGTAACAACGTTTATGTACCTCTGCTGAAAATAGATAAAACCCTCCTTTGAACAGGAGGGTTTTTTGTTGTTTTAAGTTCCTATGAAATGATCATTAGCTCGTTGCCATTAAACTGTTTTATGAAATTTATAATTTCATACCTTCCCGAAGAAGGCGCAGTGCATGTAATTCTCCGCCTTGTTCAGCCCCTCTTGTGGCCTTACGGGAACGCAAAGGGGTTGCCGTTTTCCTAATTAGGTTCTTAATTTCATCAGGAGATAACCCGGGTTTCTCTGCCATAAGTAAGGCGATTGCCCCGCTCACATGCGAAGTAGCCATCGATGTTCCGCTCATTTCATGATATCTTCCCTGTACCCAGCAGGAGTTTATATTTTTCCCTGGTGCATAGATATCTACATGCGGACCTCGGTTGCTAAAATCAGCGATTTGCCGATTCTCATCTGATGCCCCTACTGAAATGGTTTGAGCATATCTTGCTGGATAATCAATGCTTCTTCGTTTGCCATCATTTCCTGAAGATGCAACGATAACAATACCTTGTTTGGTAGCTCTGTTAACGACATCTAGGAGCGCTTTGCTCTTCGTTCTCATACCAAAGCTCATATTAATGATATCTACTCGGTTCCGGACGCACCAATCAATCCCTAGAATGATATCTGATACATAGGCAGAGCCTTGATTGTCAAAAGCCTTAACCGGATAAATAACGGATCTCGGCGCCACACCTATAATTCCTTCCATGCTGTTCGCTGCTGCGATCGTTCCTGCAATATGAGTGCCATGACCGTTATCATCAAGCGGGAGCATATTCCGATTCAGCAAGTTAATTCCTCTAGCTAATGAATGTCTAAGATCAGGATGCTGATAATCAGCTCCAGTATCAATAACGGCAATTTTAATTTTGTGTCCCGTTGACGTAGACCATGCCTTAGGAGCTCGGATTTGTTTTACTCCCCAAGGGACACCGAGACTGCTTTCTGGTTTTGGAATTCGAGCAGAAGCGGAGTGGACCTTGATTTTAGTGTCCTGTTCAATAATAACTTCGTTGTGAGAGTGAATGAGTCTTGCGGAGGAGGGGAGAGGGACAATGAGCGCTTTTATTAAATGCGAGGCACGTATATACTGGAGCTTGCTGAGGGAAGATTTCATTTTGCGTAACTGATCTAGGCAGTCCCAGTATTGGTGTGGTTTCATAAAGCGGATAATTTGATGTCTTCCGGCTGGGCGGGAGGTGTGCTCAATTTCATTATGGATCATTTTTAAAAATGTGGAATAGTCCATTTTGGGAAGTCCCCCTCTGGATGCCATGCTTGAGGTATACTATGAGGAAGACATCTGAACTGCATGGGAAACTTGCCTGTTTTTTTTAATAAATAGGCCCTTTGGTTCGTGTCAAAACGGAAGTATACTCATACTATACATGGAGAGCTTTATAGCTCTTGCGGGGACCCGTAGAAGAGTATTTCTTCAGGGCGGATACAGTCAGAAGGCGGGGGAGGGACCTCCGTCTTTTTTAACTTAAGATTCGCTTTCAAAGAAGCGAAATTATTTTTGCAAGATATCTCCTTACATAAAACTTGCATTTTAGTGCTAAATAGGTTTTACTTATGTTTGTTAATGGATATGTTAGATATAGATCCAAGTTAGTGAAACGAAAAAAGTCAGTGAATTATGTGTGAGAGGAAGTGTCCGCAAGTGAGTACCTCACTCAAATTAAAATTAGATCCAGAGCAAATTCGTGAGATGCCGTTAGTTGACTTGGCATTTATGGTACTGAAAGCAGTCAATACACCGATGTACTACCGTGATCTTATGCAAGAGGTAGCTAAACAACGTGGTTTGAATGATGCAGAATCTAATGATGTCATCGCTCAGCTATATACCGAAATCAATATTGATGGTCGTTTTGCCTATGTAGGCACTAATCTTTGGGGTTTGAAGCGTTGGTACCCAATAGATAAGTCCGAGGACGGTGTGACAGGTACGAAACGTCCAAGAATCATCAATGACGACGATGATGATGATGAGGAATATGTTGAAGAAGAAGATACACTAGACACATTTGCAAGTGAAAAAGAAGATTTCGACAGTCCAGATGAAGACGAAGACGAAGATGAAGATCTCTTTGATGACGACTCTGATGAGGAAGAAGAAATTATCGGTGATGAAGAGCTTGATGAAGAGGACGACCTGGAAGAAGACGATGATGACTCTTCAGAAGATGAAGACGATTTAAATTAGTCCCAAACCTAGTCTTATAAAGTCTGTGAACATCCTTGACAAAAGATCATGCAAACGAGTAAACTATTGCATGGGCTTATGATTGAACGACAATAATTACACTTGTTTTTATATAAAAAAGTGCCCCGTTTTTTCGGGTGTGCTTTTTTGTTTTTTATAGGGGAAGTTGATAGGTAAGAAAATGGACCGCCTTGAACGTGTGAGGCGGGATGTTTTTTTGCAAGCAATTTTTGCATGTTCCCTTTTTTACGATGATAACCTGAAAAATGGGTTAGGATAACATCATAATGTCGCCTGATTTTAACGGACTTTTAATAGGAGGGTATTAGTAGTGACAACAAAGTATATTTTCGTGACGGGCGGGGTTGTTTCTTCCCTGGGTAAAGGGATTACGGCTGCATCTCTTGGGAGATTGCTCAAGAACAGAGGTCTTAAAGTAACCATTCAAAAATTTGATCCATACATCAACGTGGACCCAGGAACAATGAGTCCTTATCAGCATGGTGAAGTGTTTGTTACAGATGATGGTGCGGAGACAGACCTTGACCTTGGACACTATGAGCGTTTTATTGATATTAATCTGTCCAAGAACAGCAATGTGACGACAGGTAAGGTATACTCGTCTGTTATTAGTAAAGAACGCCGCGGAGAATATCTGGGTGGTACGGTACAAGTTATTCCTCATATTACGAACGAAATTAAGGAACGTGTTTTACGTGCAGGTCGTGAAGCGGGATCGGATGTTGTTATTACTGAAATTGGCGGAACTGTAGGCGATATCGAGAGTCTGCCGTATCTCGAAGCCATTCGTCAACTTAAAGGTGATGTAGGCCGCGACAATGTAATGTATATTCATGTTACGTTAATTCCTTATATTAAAGCAGCTGGCGAAATCAAAACAAAACCGACACAGCACAGTGTAAAAGAACTGCGCAGCATCGGTATTCAGCCTAATGTTATCGTCTGCCGTACGGAGCAAGAACTATCTGCAGATGTAAAGGCTAAGCTGGCTCTTTTCTGTGATATTGATCCTCACGCTGTGGTGGAATGCCGCGATGCAAGCACTCTATATGATGTTCCTTTGATTTTACGTGAAGAGGGTCTTGATGAGATCGTAGTAAACCATTTGAAGCTGACGACTCCGTTGCCAGACATGAGCGAGTGGGAAAATCTCGTTAGCCAAATTAAAAAGTTGGAAAGAACTGTAGAGATTGCGATTGTTGGTAAGTATGTTGCCCTTCATGATGCCTATCTCAGTGTTGTTGAGTCTCTTTCCCACGCAGGATTTGCTGCAAATTCAGATGTGAAACTTCGCTGGGTTAATGCAGAAGAAATTACAGATGAGAACGTAGATGAGCTTCTACACGGCATCGGCGGTATCTTGGTACCAGGCGGTTTTGGTGATCGCGGTATCGAGGGTAAAGTATCTGCCATCCGTTATGCTCGCGAGAATAAAATTCCATTCTTCGGTATTTGCCTTGGAATGCAAGTGTCTGTAATTGAATATTCACGTTCCGTAGTGGGACTTACCGATGCAAACAGCTCTGAAATTAACCCTTCTACAGAGTTCCCTGTAATCGATCTTCTTCCTGAACAGAAGGATATTGAAGATATGGGTGGTACGATGCGACTTGGACTATACCCTTGTAAGTTGCAAGAAGGTTCTCTTGCAGCAGCATGTTACCAAGATGAACTGGTATACGAAAGACATCGTCACCGGTACGAGTTCAACAATCAATATCGTGAAATGATTGAGAATGCGGGTCTTGTTATTTCTGGTACTTCGCCAGATGGCCGTCTCGTAGAAATTGTGGAACTGCCAGAACATCCTTGGTTCTTGTCTGTTCAATTCCATCCGGAATTCATTTCACGTCCAAACCGTCCGCACCCTCTTTTCCGTGAATTTGTAAAAGCATCTCTTACTCATTCAGAGAACTTGTAAAGATCGGAACAAAGTCCCAGATTGGGCTTTGATTAATATAGATACAAAAGACCCCGTCCAGGGGTCTTTTTTGTTTGAGTAAGAGAAGCAGGATTTACCGGAGAAAGGTAGAATCTTTAAATAAATAACCTAATGGTCATTTAGGTAAGAATGATGAGCGGGTAGAATCGAGAGATAAGATCGCAGGAGGTTTAGATGAATAATAAAAAGGTGCTCATTGTCGATGATCAAAATGGAATTCGAATTTTGCTCATGGAGGTATTTAACAGTGAAGGGTATACAACTTATCAAGCAGCCAATGGTAAGGTCGCTCTTGAGATCGTTGAGAAGCACACACCTGATCTTGTCCTGTTAGATATGAAAATCCCTGGAATGGATGGTTTGGAGATCCTTAAACATATTAAGGAAATGAACCCTTCCATAAAAGTGATTATGATGACGGCATATGGAGAACTAGATATGATTAAAGAAGCAACAGAGCTTGGTGCACTAATGCATTTTACGAAGCCTTTTGATATTGATGAGATGCGGGTTGCGGTAAATATGCAGCTCAGCGGGGTAAACACATAGTAAGGAAGGTGTATGAAGTTCTGTCTTCCTGGGCAGGATTTTTTGTAGTGAGTTTTTTCCTGTGGAAAAGAGCACAGCTATTTTTATTACCTATGTTTAGTATTTGACATGGGATGTGGTATAATAAGTCTCGTATGTGAAGTCGGCTTTAAACCATAGACAAACAATCATTTTAGGAGGATTTAAACCATGCCATTAGTATCTATGACAGACATGTTGAACAAAGCACTTGAAGGTAAATATGCAGTTGGTCAATTTAACATCAATAACCTTGAGTGGACTCAAGCAATCTTGGGTGCAGCTGAACAAGAAAAATCTCCAGTAATTCTTGGTGTTTCTGAAGGTGCAGCTCGTCACATGGGCGGTTTCTATACCGTTGTAAAAATGGTGGAAGGTCTTATGCACGATATGAAAATCTCCGTGCCTGTAGCTATTCACCTGGACCATGGTTCCAGCTTTGATAAATGTAAAGAAGCGATTGACGCTGGTTTCACTTCCGTTATGATCGACGGATCTCACCATCCAATCGACGAGAACGTTCAAATCACAAAACAAGTGGTTGACTACGCTCATTCCAAAGGCGTTTCTGTTGAAGCAGAAGTTGGTATCGTTGGTGGACAAGAGGATGATGTTGTTGGTGAAGTAATGTACGCGAAACTTGACGATTGCCTTCGCATCGTTAACGAAACAGGTATCGATACACTTGCTCCAGCTCTTGGTTCTGTACACGGTCCTTACAAAGGTGAACCAAACCTTGGATTTAAAGAGATGGAAGAGATCTGCAACGCAGTTCACACTCCACTTGTTCTTCATGGTGGTACAGGTATTCCTGAGCACGACATCAAAAAAGCGATCTCTTTGGGTACATCCAAAATCAATGTAAACACAGAGAACCAAATCGCATTCGCTAAAGTTGTTCGCGAAGTTCTTGCTGCAAAACCAGATGCTTACGATCCACGTACGTTCATCCAACCAGGACGTGAAGCAATCAAAGAAACAGTTATTGGAAAAATCCGTGAGTTTGGTTCCAACAACAAAGCATAAGATTGCTCTTTAATTAATAAATATAGATATTAATGGAAACACACCGCTTAGTCGGTGTGTTTCCATTTTTAATACAATTTTTAATTCGTGATTAGGATATGTTATACTAACTTTGCCAATTAGAACTATTTTTTTCGGCTAGAAGTGATTTCTAGGGGGACCCTTTACCTTATGGAAAAATTAATGATTAGTGGTGGACGTCCACTCCAAGGTACCGTTACAATCAGCGGTGCTAAAAACAGTGCGATTGCACTGATTCCGGCAGCGATTTTAGCCGAATCAGAAGTTATACTTGATAATTTACCTTTACTCAGTGATGTTGCCGTTTATTCCGAAATTCTTGAAGAACTTGGTGCAAATGTGTCATGGGAAGGCAACCAGATGAGAATTGATCCTACACACATTATCTCGCTGCCGATGCCTAATGGTCCCGTTAAAAAACTTCGTGCTTCCTACTATATGATGGGAGCGATGCTTGGTCGTTTTAAGGAAGCGGTTATTGGACTTCCTGGAGGATGTAACTTTGAGCCACGGCCAATTGACCAACATATCAAGGGGTTTGAAGCTCTGGGCGCTACAGTTACTAATGAGCATGGAGCTATTCATCTTCATGCCAAGGAATTAAAAGGCGCTAAGATCTATTTGGACGTTGTTAGTGTAGGGGCAACTATTAATATTATGCTTGCGGCCACTCGTGCCAAAGGCTCTACAATTATCGAAAATGCGGCCAAAGAGCCTGAGATTATAGATGTAGCAACACTTTTGAACTCTATGGGTGCTTCGATTAAGGGAGCAGGTACAGAGACGATCCGAATTGAAGGCAAGTCGGAACTTCGGGGCTGCCGTCATTCTATTATCCCTGACCGTATTCAAGCTGGAACTTATATGATCGCGGCAGCAGCGACACGTGGAAATGTTCTTATTGACAATGTCATTCCTAAACATCTGGAAGCTTTAACAGCCAAGCTGATTGAGATGGGTGTTGGGATTGAGGAACTAGATGAGAGCATTCGAGTTATTGGAAAAGAAAAATATGAGAGCATTGATGTTAAGGCGCTTGTTTATCCAGGCTTCGCAACGGACTTGCAATCACCAATGACGAGTCTGCTGACGCAGGCAGAGGGAGTCAGCGTGCTGAGCGACTTTGTATATAGCAACCGCTTCAAACATGTTCCTGAACTCGCCCGAATGGGTGCGAAGATTCGAGTTGAGGGGCGCTCTGCCATAATAGAAGGACACCCGCTTAATGCAGCGAAAGTAAAAGCAACAGATTTACGTGCCGGTGCTGCGTTAGTTATTGCTGGACTGACTGTGAGTGAAGGAATAACAGAAGTGACCGGGGTAGAGTTTATTGATCGGGGTTATGATCATCTAGTTACCAACTTGAGAGAGCTTGGTGCTGACGTTTGGCGACAGAATGACTAAGAAATGATTCTTGTTTTCATAAGGGGTATAAAACTTGTGTAAGAAGTAGATCTTCGGTTGAATATCCCTTGTGAAAATGGGTAAACCTATTTTATAGATTTGTTTATTACAGTGTATGAAAGCGCGGAACATATCATTTGCAATATACAGGGTATTTTCCGTACAATGGAGAGGAAGAGCATCTGAATGCAATTCATGAGCTTATAATACAAGGCTGCACTGTCAGCTGTTCTCCTTACAACGAACGGACTTAATAATTGAATAGGTGGTTATTTTATGGATCTACAAATTTCTGATCTGGAGGTAATGAAGCTAACTGATTTGTACAAGTTAGCAAAGAAGTACCAGATCCCTTATTATGGGCAGCTCAAGAAGAAGGAACTCGTTTTCGCTATTCTTCGTGCACAAGCAGAACAAAGCGGACTTATGTTTATGGAAGGTGTTCTAGAAATTCTGCCTGAAGGTTATGGTTTCCTTCGCCCGATCAACTATTTGCCAAGTAAAGAAGATATTTATATTTCTGCTTCACAAATTCGTAAGTTTGATTTAAGGACAGGAGATCTTGTATCAGGTAAATGTCGAACTCCTAAAGAAAATGAGCGATATTTTGGGCTATTGCAAGTCAACGCTGTTAATGGTCAAAGTCCTGATCTTGCCGCAGAAAGACTCCATTTTCCAGCCTTAACTCCTCTATATCCACAGAAAAAGCTAACGCTTGAAACATCCCCGACGAATTTATCTACCCGAATTATGGATGTGCTTGCTCCCGTAGGATTGGGACAGCGCGGTCTTATCGTTGCTCCACCCAAAGCGGGTAAAACGCTTCTTCTGAAAGAGATCGCAAACAGTATTTCAACCAACAATCCGGAAATCGAATTATTTGTATTACTGATTGATGAACGTCCTGAAGAAGTAACGGATATGCAGCGCTCTGTAAAAGGGGAAGTAGTAGCATCTACATTTGATGAACTGCCGGAAAATCATATTAAAGTAGCTGAACTTGTACTTGAGCGTGCTTTACGTTTAGTAGAAGCTAAAAAGGATGTCGTCATTCTTTTAGATAGTATCACCCGCCTTGCGCGTGCATACAACCTGGTCATTCCTCCTTCTGGACGAACACTCAGCGGCGGTATTGACCCCGCAGCATTCCATCGTCCTAAACGGTTCTTCGGTTCGGCTCGTAACGTAGAAGAGGGTGGAAGTTTAACGATTTTGGCTACCGCTCTGATTGATACAGGCTCCCGGATGGATGATATTATTTATGAAGAGTTTAAGGGTACGGGCAATATGGAGCTTCACTTGGACCGCAAACTTGCGGAACGCCGTATTTTCCCAGCCATTGATATTCGTCGTTCTGGTACACGCCGTGAAGAAGTTCTCCTTAGCAAAGAAGAACTCGATGCAATCTGGGCTGTACGTAAAAATATGAACGAGAGCCATGACTTTGTGGAAGGTTTCCTCAAAAAGCTGCGTAATACCAAGACCAATACAGAATTCCTGGCTTCACTGGATACAGCAGGTCAGAATACGAATACAGGAAGCAGTGCACCACGCCGATCAAACCGTACAACAACAGCTTCTGCGACAACGTAAATTTGGGAAAAAGTATTGCATTTGTAAAATGTACATGCTATAATTTACTTTGTGTTCTTAATAACTCTGGATCCGCATGAGGTTCAGGGCAAGAAGAGGTGAAAGTCATGAATGAAGCGATTCAACCAAAATATCACGTAACTACTGCAACTTGCGCTTGTGGTAACACATTTGAAACGGGTTCTGTTAAAGAATCTTTGCGTGTAGAGGTATGCTCCGCATGTCACCCGTTCTTCACTGGTAAACAGAAATTCCTGGATGCTGGTGGTCGTGTTGATAGATTTAAGAAAAAATACGGTATGTAATTTTGATATGAGGCTTGCGTTTATACGCTGGCCTCATTTTTGTTTTCGGCAGAGAAGTAAATACTGGAACAGTCCATATTTGGTTGCAATTTTGCTTTTTTTGCGATATAATTGTTTTCACCGTGCTAGATGGGGAGGTAGCGGTGCCCTGTAACTCGCAATCCGCTGTAGCGAGGTTGAATTCCTGTTAGAGGTTTTGTCGATGTGAGGTTTGGTCTCTGCATGCAATGTTGACGGCTGGGTCCTCCGCAATGAGTACTTGTGAACTTGGTCAGGTCCGGAAGGAAGCAGCCATAAGCAAGACCACTCTTGTGCCGGAGGGGTGCCTAACCCGAGTTGTTATGCAGGGGTGCCGCTTGGATCGCAATTATCGATAACAGGTGCACGGTTCTATTTTTATAAAAAGCATTGAAGAAATGTGTTATATAGAGAAAAACGGACATCTTTGCATATATTTGCAAGGATTTTTTTGTTTTATAGGGTTCAAAAGGAAAGGCTAATTTATACGCGGCTGCTTTTTAAAGTTTTGATTGAGCAGGGAATATAGTATAATGAAGCCACGACAAAAGGTCACGAGACATGTGGAAAGAGGGTAAAGCACAGTGGAACATATTGCGTTGTACCGTGCTTGGCGGCCTCAGTCGTTTCAAGACATGGTTGGACAACAGCATATTATTCAGACCTTACAGAATGCCATTCGTGAACAGCGGATTTCTCATGCGTATTTATTCAGTGGTCCACGAGGAACAGGGAAGACAAGTGCGGCCAAAATTTTGGCCAAAGCTGTTAACTGTGAACGTGGCCCAAGCACTGAGCCGTGCAATGAATGTGAAGCGTGCCTTCGAATTACATCTGGAGCAGTAATGGATGTTCAAGAGATTGACGCGGCCTCTAACCGAGGGGTTGAAGAAATTCGTGATCTTCGCGAAAAAGTAAAGTATGCTCCAACAGAGGTACGTCATAAAGTGTACATTATTGATGAGGTACACATGCTGACGACAGAAGCATTTAATGCACTTCTTAAAACGCTTGAAGAACC from Paenibacillus polygoni encodes the following:
- a CDS encoding DUF1934 domain-containing protein — translated: MSVWSPVKLQIHSVFDGEKVNQQVVGEALRKGNALYIRYVEEEQLPGSKPIRNTVKITDHSVKLIRHGGVESEQTFEQGKRLPGFYRSPFSSFALSTDTKELSLSLSNLSGKISFSYDLYVFEEQSGQLSISIEFQEDQ
- the argS gene encoding arginine--tRNA ligase — translated: MTRNPLDLINEQVTKGIEEAIISAGLVTSEEMPNIVLEVPKDKNHGDLATNAAMQLTRIAKKNPRMIAEQIIEHLNLSDAGIESAEIAGPGFINFRLTKSYLYPIVELVQEQGDDYGRVNLGEGRKVQVEFVSANPTGSLHLGHARGAAVGDALCNMLDFAGYEVTREYYINDAGNQVFNLSKSIEARYLQELGQEVEMPEDGYHGADIRGFAKELIAEKGSSLLEMSPSDRAAFFRDYGLEKELDKIKRDLGRFRVSFDNWFSETSLYDNGAVLNALDELRERNEIFEEEGATWLETTKYGDDKNRVLIKNDGTYTYLTPDIAYHRDKYARGYDTMINIWGADHHGYIPRMKAAMEALGNDPDKLIVLIAQMVSLFQDGEKVKMSKRTGKAVTMEDLMDEVGVDAIRYFFTMRSMDSHLDFDMDLAISTSNENPVFYVQYAHARVCSVYRQAEEQGITVYPVRDVDLSKLTSEHEYNLLRKLGEFPEEIATAAKGHAPHRIVRYVYELASMFHSYYKAERVITDDAEQTQARLALLGAVRIVIKNALKLVGVSAPEKM
- a CDS encoding S8 family peptidase; amino-acid sequence: MDYSTFLKMIHNEIEHTSRPAGRHQIIRFMKPHQYWDCLDQLRKMKSSLSKLQYIRASHLIKALIVPLPSSARLIHSHNEVIIEQDTKIKVHSASARIPKPESSLGVPWGVKQIRAPKAWSTSTGHKIKIAVIDTGADYQHPDLRHSLARGINLLNRNMLPLDDNGHGTHIAGTIAAANSMEGIIGVAPRSVIYPVKAFDNQGSAYVSDIILGIDWCVRNRVDIINMSFGMRTKSKALLDVVNRATKQGIVIVASSGNDGKRRSIDYPARYAQTISVGASDENRQIADFSNRGPHVDIYAPGKNINSCWVQGRYHEMSGTSMATSHVSGAIALLMAEKPGLSPDEIKNLIRKTATPLRSRKATRGAEQGGELHALRLLREGMKL
- the rpoE gene encoding DNA-directed RNA polymerase subunit delta: MSTSLKLKLDPEQIREMPLVDLAFMVLKAVNTPMYYRDLMQEVAKQRGLNDAESNDVIAQLYTEINIDGRFAYVGTNLWGLKRWYPIDKSEDGVTGTKRPRIINDDDDDDEEYVEEEDTLDTFASEKEDFDSPDEDEDEDEDLFDDDSDEEEEIIGDEELDEEDDLEEDDDDSSEDEDDLN
- a CDS encoding CTP synthase; this translates as MTTKYIFVTGGVVSSLGKGITAASLGRLLKNRGLKVTIQKFDPYINVDPGTMSPYQHGEVFVTDDGAETDLDLGHYERFIDINLSKNSNVTTGKVYSSVISKERRGEYLGGTVQVIPHITNEIKERVLRAGREAGSDVVITEIGGTVGDIESLPYLEAIRQLKGDVGRDNVMYIHVTLIPYIKAAGEIKTKPTQHSVKELRSIGIQPNVIVCRTEQELSADVKAKLALFCDIDPHAVVECRDASTLYDVPLILREEGLDEIVVNHLKLTTPLPDMSEWENLVSQIKKLERTVEIAIVGKYVALHDAYLSVVESLSHAGFAANSDVKLRWVNAEEITDENVDELLHGIGGILVPGGFGDRGIEGKVSAIRYARENKIPFFGICLGMQVSVIEYSRSVVGLTDANSSEINPSTEFPVIDLLPEQKDIEDMGGTMRLGLYPCKLQEGSLAAACYQDELVYERHRHRYEFNNQYREMIENAGLVISGTSPDGRLVEIVELPEHPWFLSVQFHPEFISRPNRPHPLFREFVKASLTHSENL
- a CDS encoding response regulator codes for the protein MNNKKVLIVDDQNGIRILLMEVFNSEGYTTYQAANGKVALEIVEKHTPDLVLLDMKIPGMDGLEILKHIKEMNPSIKVIMMTAYGELDMIKEATELGALMHFTKPFDIDEMRVAVNMQLSGVNT
- the fba gene encoding class II fructose-1,6-bisphosphate aldolase is translated as MPLVSMTDMLNKALEGKYAVGQFNINNLEWTQAILGAAEQEKSPVILGVSEGAARHMGGFYTVVKMVEGLMHDMKISVPVAIHLDHGSSFDKCKEAIDAGFTSVMIDGSHHPIDENVQITKQVVDYAHSKGVSVEAEVGIVGGQEDDVVGEVMYAKLDDCLRIVNETGIDTLAPALGSVHGPYKGEPNLGFKEMEEICNAVHTPLVLHGGTGIPEHDIKKAISLGTSKINVNTENQIAFAKVVREVLAAKPDAYDPRTFIQPGREAIKETVIGKIREFGSNNKA
- a CDS encoding UDP-N-acetylglucosamine 1-carboxyvinyltransferase, whose amino-acid sequence is MEKLMISGGRPLQGTVTISGAKNSAIALIPAAILAESEVILDNLPLLSDVAVYSEILEELGANVSWEGNQMRIDPTHIISLPMPNGPVKKLRASYYMMGAMLGRFKEAVIGLPGGCNFEPRPIDQHIKGFEALGATVTNEHGAIHLHAKELKGAKIYLDVVSVGATINIMLAATRAKGSTIIENAAKEPEIIDVATLLNSMGASIKGAGTETIRIEGKSELRGCRHSIIPDRIQAGTYMIAAAATRGNVLIDNVIPKHLEALTAKLIEMGVGIEELDESIRVIGKEKYESIDVKALVYPGFATDLQSPMTSLLTQAEGVSVLSDFVYSNRFKHVPELARMGAKIRVEGRSAIIEGHPLNAAKVKATDLRAGAALVIAGLTVSEGITEVTGVEFIDRGYDHLVTNLRELGADVWRQND
- the rho gene encoding transcription termination factor Rho, encoding MDLQISDLEVMKLTDLYKLAKKYQIPYYGQLKKKELVFAILRAQAEQSGLMFMEGVLEILPEGYGFLRPINYLPSKEDIYISASQIRKFDLRTGDLVSGKCRTPKENERYFGLLQVNAVNGQSPDLAAERLHFPALTPLYPQKKLTLETSPTNLSTRIMDVLAPVGLGQRGLIVAPPKAGKTLLLKEIANSISTNNPEIELFVLLIDERPEEVTDMQRSVKGEVVASTFDELPENHIKVAELVLERALRLVEAKKDVVILLDSITRLARAYNLVIPPSGRTLSGGIDPAAFHRPKRFFGSARNVEEGGSLTILATALIDTGSRMDDIIYEEFKGTGNMELHLDRKLAERRIFPAIDIRRSGTRREEVLLSKEELDAIWAVRKNMNESHDFVEGFLKKLRNTKTNTEFLASLDTAGQNTNTGSSAPRRSNRTTTASATT
- the rpmE gene encoding 50S ribosomal protein L31 — translated: MNEAIQPKYHVTTATCACGNTFETGSVKESLRVEVCSACHPFFTGKQKFLDAGGRVDRFKKKYGM